From a single Pseudomonas serboccidentalis genomic region:
- a CDS encoding alpha/beta fold hydrolase: MQSSSNLFPVALISAERRGDLSEDVYRLKPGNSPDWSVEIAVTRLGMADEPATRGVPVILLHGSFSNRRFWFSPKGLGLGAYLARLGFDVWIPEMRGHGLSQRNEDYRRNRVADYARYDLPAIAAFVREQSGQVPHWIGHSLGGITLAAALGGEYLGEPAVASAAFFGTQVSRTYWPLKIPPVEWSGRFILKRFAQLSGSRLRRGPEDEPIGLALESMRWYGLFGRFGDKDKDWWAGLAEVQVPVLAVTAAGDHQDPAWACRKLFEQIGSGHKQFVNLGREQGFSDNFGHVEMLVSKAAQAEVWPLVARWLQDQHAPLLGEKPDLAAAV, translated from the coding sequence ATGCAAAGCAGCAGCAACCTGTTTCCTGTCGCCCTGATCAGCGCCGAACGACGCGGTGATCTGAGCGAAGACGTCTATCGATTGAAACCCGGCAACAGTCCCGACTGGTCCGTGGAAATCGCCGTGACCCGTCTGGGCATGGCCGATGAACCGGCGACCCGTGGCGTGCCGGTGATTTTGCTGCACGGCAGTTTTTCCAACCGACGCTTCTGGTTTTCCCCGAAAGGCCTGGGGCTGGGCGCCTACCTCGCGCGTCTGGGCTTCGATGTGTGGATCCCGGAGATGCGCGGCCACGGCCTGTCGCAGCGCAACGAGGACTACCGGCGCAATCGTGTGGCCGACTACGCCCGTTACGATCTGCCGGCGATTGCCGCGTTCGTGCGCGAGCAGAGCGGGCAGGTGCCGCACTGGATCGGCCATTCGCTGGGCGGCATCACCCTGGCGGCAGCGCTGGGCGGCGAGTATCTCGGCGAGCCGGCGGTGGCATCGGCGGCGTTTTTCGGTACGCAGGTCAGCCGCACTTACTGGCCGCTGAAGATTCCGCCGGTGGAGTGGAGCGGGCGCTTCATTCTCAAGCGTTTCGCGCAATTGTCCGGCTCACGCCTCAGGCGCGGCCCGGAAGACGAGCCGATCGGTCTGGCGCTGGAAAGCATGCGCTGGTACGGCTTGTTCGGCCGTTTTGGCGACAAGGACAAGGACTGGTGGGCCGGACTTGCCGAGGTTCAGGTGCCGGTGCTGGCGGTGACGGCAGCGGGGGATCATCAGGATCCGGCGTGGGCCTGTCGCAAACTGTTCGAGCAGATCGGTTCCGGGCACAAGCAATTCGTCAATCTGGGGCGCGAACAGGGCTTCAGTGACAACTTCGGGCATGTCGAGATGCTGGTGAGCAAGGCCGCGCAGGCCGAAGTCTGGCCGCTGGTGGCGCGCTGGCTGCAGGATCAGCACGCACCGCTGTTGGGCGAGAAACCGGATCTGGCTGCGGCGGTTTGA
- the rraA gene encoding ribonuclease E activity regulator RraA, producing MNHYLTPDLCDAYPELVQVLEPMFSNFGGRDSFGGEIVTIKCFEDNSLVKEQAELKGNGKVLVVDGGGSLRRALLGDMIAEKAAKNGWEGMVIYGCIRDVDVIAQTDLGVQALASHPMKTEKRGIGDLNVAVTFAGVTFHPGQYIYADNNGVIVSPSPLKMPE from the coding sequence ATGAACCATTACCTCACGCCTGACCTGTGCGACGCCTATCCGGAGCTGGTGCAGGTGCTGGAACCGATGTTCAGCAATTTCGGTGGCCGTGATTCCTTCGGCGGCGAAATCGTGACCATCAAATGCTTCGAAGACAACTCGCTGGTCAAAGAGCAGGCCGAACTCAAGGGTAACGGCAAGGTGCTGGTGGTCGATGGCGGCGGTTCGCTGCGTCGCGCACTGCTCGGTGACATGATCGCCGAGAAAGCCGCGAAAAACGGCTGGGAAGGGATGGTCATCTACGGTTGCATCCGTGACGTCGATGTCATTGCCCAGACCGATCTTGGCGTCCAGGCGCTGGCCAGCCATCCGATGAAAACCGAAAAGCGCGGCATCGGTGACCTCAACGTGGCGGTGACCTTCGCCGGTGTGACGTTCCACCCGGGCCAATACATTTATGCGGACAACAACGGCGTGATCGTTTCGCCGAGTCCGCTGAAGATGCCTGAATAA
- a CDS encoding zinc transporter ZntB: MFEEENAQWGLVHALVLDGKGGARSIARTELDDLQLQAHESLWLHWDRSHPQTQTWLRKSSGLNEFTCDLLLEENTRPRLLPLPDAELLLFLRGVNLNPGAEPEDMVSVRIFASAQRVISLRLRPLRATDELLALLSEGKGPKTSSELILYLAQFLTNKVQDLVTCLSELVDEEEEKLDADERYTPEHGSILHIRRRAAGLKRFLAPQRDIFGQLTRIKLPWFVDDDADYWNELNNSLTRYLEELELTRERMGLVLEAEDRRLNVRMNRTMYRFGIITCIFLPMSFLTGLLGINVGGIPFSSSPYGFLIACLTVLTMAFGQWWLFRRLRWV, encoded by the coding sequence ATGTTCGAGGAAGAAAACGCGCAGTGGGGGCTGGTGCATGCCCTGGTACTGGACGGTAAAGGCGGTGCGCGTTCGATTGCCCGGACTGAGCTCGACGATCTGCAGCTGCAGGCCCACGAGAGCCTGTGGCTGCATTGGGATCGCAGCCATCCGCAAACCCAGACCTGGCTGCGCAAATCCAGTGGTCTGAATGAATTCACCTGCGACCTGCTGCTGGAAGAAAACACCCGGCCGCGCCTGTTGCCGTTGCCGGATGCCGAGCTGCTGCTGTTTCTGCGCGGGGTCAATCTCAACCCCGGTGCCGAGCCGGAAGACATGGTCTCGGTGCGGATTTTCGCCTCTGCCCAGCGCGTCATCTCCTTGCGTCTGCGCCCGCTGCGCGCCACCGATGAACTGCTGGCGCTGCTGAGCGAGGGCAAGGGCCCGAAAACCTCCTCTGAACTGATCCTTTATCTGGCGCAATTCCTCACCAACAAGGTGCAGGATCTGGTCACGTGCCTGTCGGAACTGGTCGATGAAGAGGAAGAAAAACTGGATGCCGACGAACGGTATACCCCAGAGCATGGCTCGATTTTGCACATCCGTCGCAGGGCTGCCGGACTGAAGCGTTTTCTCGCGCCGCAGCGGGATATTTTCGGACAGCTGACGCGAATAAAACTGCCGTGGTTTGTCGATGATGACGCCGACTACTGGAACGAATTGAACAACAGCCTGACCCGCTATCTCGAAGAGCTCGAATTGACCCGAGAGCGCATGGGGCTTGTGCTGGAGGCCGAAGACCGGCGTTTGAACGTGCGCATGAATCGCACGATGTACCGCTTCGGCATCATCACCTGCATCTTTTTGCCGATGAGTTTTCTTACCGGTCTGTTGGGTATCAACGTGGGCGGAATTCCGTTCTCGAGCAGCCCTTATGGCTTCCTCATCGCCTGTCTGACGGTGCTGACCATGGCCTTCGGTCAATGGTGGTTATTCCGTCGTTTGCGCTGGGTATGA
- a CDS encoding mechanosensitive ion channel family protein, with translation MELDLWTQSLVTAMTALWTKVANFIPNLFGALVVLLLGFVVAKLLDTLLSKLLAKLGLDRLMGGTGLTKLMSRAGLQVPISTLIGKIVYWFVLLIFLVSAAESLGLERVSATLDMLALYLPKVFGAALVLLVGVLLAQLANGLVRGAAEGVGLDYASGLGRIAQGLVIIISISVAISQLEVKTDLLNHVIVIVLITVGLAVALAMGLGSREIAGQILAGIYVRELYQVGQQVRVGEVEGQIEEIGTVKTTLLTDEGELVSLSNRILLEQHVSSR, from the coding sequence ATGGAACTTGATCTCTGGACTCAGAGCCTCGTCACTGCAATGACTGCGTTGTGGACCAAAGTTGCGAACTTCATCCCGAACCTGTTCGGCGCACTGGTGGTGCTGCTGTTGGGCTTCGTGGTGGCCAAACTGCTCGATACCCTGCTGTCCAAATTGCTCGCCAAACTGGGCCTCGATCGCCTGATGGGCGGCACCGGGCTGACCAAATTGATGTCGCGGGCCGGGTTGCAAGTGCCGATCTCGACCCTGATCGGCAAGATCGTCTACTGGTTCGTTCTGCTGATTTTCCTCGTTTCTGCAGCAGAGTCCCTTGGACTTGAGCGAGTTTCAGCTACGCTGGACATGCTGGCGTTGTATTTGCCGAAAGTTTTCGGCGCCGCGCTGGTCTTGCTGGTGGGTGTTTTGCTCGCGCAACTGGCCAATGGGCTGGTGCGCGGGGCGGCAGAAGGCGTAGGACTGGACTACGCTTCGGGCTTGGGCCGAATCGCCCAAGGGCTGGTGATCATCATCAGCATTTCGGTCGCGATCAGTCAGCTTGAGGTCAAGACCGACCTGCTGAACCATGTGATCGTCATCGTATTGATTACCGTTGGTCTGGCGGTTGCGCTGGCCATGGGGTTGGGAAGCCGGGAAATTGCCGGTCAGATTCTTGCGGGAATCTATGTGCGTGAGTTGTATCAGGTTGGGCAACAAGTGCGTGTTGGTGAGGTCGAAGGCCAGATCGAAGAGATCGGCACGGTTAAAACCACATTGCTGACCGATGAGGGTGAGCTAGTCTCACTTTCCAATCGGATCCTGCTGGAACAGCATGTGAGTAGCCGCTAA
- the sigX gene encoding RNA polymerase sigma factor SigX, which translates to MNKAQTLSTRYDPRELSDEELVARSHTELFHVTRAYEELMRRYQRTLFNVCARYLGNDRDADDVCQEVMLKVLYGLKNFEGKSKFKTWLYSITYNECITQYRKERRKRRLMDALSLDPLEEASEEKAPKPEEKGGLDRWLVYVNPIDREILVLRFVAELEFQEIADIMHMGLSATKMRYKRALDKLREKFAGIAET; encoded by the coding sequence TTGAATAAAGCCCAAACGCTATCCACGCGCTATGACCCCCGTGAGCTCTCTGATGAGGAGTTGGTCGCGCGCTCGCATACCGAGCTGTTTCACGTGACGCGCGCCTATGAAGAGCTGATGCGGCGTTACCAGCGAACATTATTTAACGTTTGTGCGAGATATCTTGGGAACGATCGCGACGCAGACGATGTCTGTCAGGAAGTGATGCTGAAGGTGCTGTACGGCCTGAAGAACTTCGAGGGGAAATCGAAGTTCAAGACGTGGCTGTACAGCATCACTTACAACGAATGCATCACGCAGTATCGGAAGGAACGGCGAAAGCGTCGCTTGATGGACGCTTTGAGTCTGGACCCCCTGGAAGAAGCGTCGGAAGAAAAGGCGCCGAAACCCGAGGAGAAGGGCGGACTCGATCGCTGGCTGGTGTATGTGAACCCGATTGACCGTGAAATTCTGGTGCTACGATTTGTCGCAGAACTTGAATTTCAGGAGATCGCAGACATCATGCACATGGGTTTGAGTGCGACAAAAATGCGGTACAAACGTGCTCTAGACAAATTGCGTGAGAAATTTGCAGGCATTGCTGAAACTTAG
- a CDS encoding OmpA family protein, with protein MKLKNTLGLAIGSLIAATSFGALAQGQGAVEGEINYKKQYNDSIDHVEDGFNPGAKIGYFLTDDVSINFGWDRNNHTRSNDGTGSQKLRGDNFGLTAQYHFNNAGDALRPYVEGGVKHGNLTNVAADGHTGRDQSTFLTAGAGVKYYFAENFFARAGVEADYKLDNGRWDYAPSVGLGVNFGGGGKPAAAPVPAPAEVCSDSDNDGVCDNVDKCPDTPANVTVDADGCPAVAEVVRVELDVKFDFDKSVVKPNSYADIKNLADFMKQYPATHTTVEGHTDSVGPDAYNQKLSERRANAVKQVLTNQYGVESSRVQSIGYGESRPVADNKTEAGRAVNRRVEAQVEAQAK; from the coding sequence ATGAAACTGAAAAACACCTTGGGCTTGGCCATTGGTTCTCTTATTGCCGCTACTTCGTTCGGCGCACTGGCACAAGGCCAAGGCGCAGTTGAAGGCGAGATCAACTACAAGAAGCAGTACAACGACAGCATTGATCATGTCGAAGACGGCTTCAACCCAGGCGCCAAAATCGGTTACTTCCTGACCGATGACGTCTCGATCAACTTCGGCTGGGATCGTAACAACCACACCCGTTCGAACGATGGTACCGGCAGCCAGAAACTGCGCGGTGACAACTTCGGTCTGACCGCTCAATACCACTTCAACAACGCTGGCGACGCTCTGCGTCCATACGTTGAAGGTGGCGTTAAGCACGGCAACCTGACCAACGTAGCTGCTGACGGCCACACCGGTCGCGACCAGTCGACTTTCCTGACTGCTGGCGCTGGCGTTAAGTACTACTTCGCCGAAAACTTCTTCGCCCGTGCTGGCGTAGAAGCTGACTACAAACTGGACAACGGCCGTTGGGACTACGCTCCATCGGTTGGTCTGGGTGTGAACTTCGGTGGCGGCGGCAAGCCAGCTGCTGCTCCAGTTCCAGCTCCGGCTGAAGTCTGCTCCGACAGCGACAACGATGGCGTTTGCGACAACGTTGACAAGTGCCCGGACACCCCAGCCAACGTAACTGTTGACGCTGATGGCTGCCCAGCAGTTGCTGAAGTTGTTCGTGTAGAGCTGGACGTGAAATTCGACTTCGACAAGTCGGTCGTCAAGCCAAACAGCTACGCTGACATCAAGAACCTGGCTGACTTCATGAAGCAGTACCCAGCCACTCACACCACTGTTGAAGGTCACACTGACTCCGTCGGTCCTGACGCTTACAACCAGAAACTGTCTGAGCGTCGTGCAAACGCCGTTAAGCAAGTTCTGACCAACCAGTACGGTGTTGAGTCGTCCCGCGTTCAGTCGATCGGCTACGGCGAATCCCGCCCAGTTGCTGACAACAAAACTGAAGCTGGTCGCGCTGTTAACCGTCGCGTAGAAGCGCAGGTTGAAGCTCAAGCTAAGTAA
- the cobA gene encoding uroporphyrinogen-III C-methyltransferase — translation MNAKVWLVGAGPGDPELLTLKAVRALREADVVLIDDLVNDAVLEHCPAARIIAVGKRGGCRSTPQAFIHRLMLRYARQGKCVVRLKGGDPCIFGRGGEEAQWLRERGVAVELVNGITAGLAGATQCDIPLTLRGVARGVTLVTAHTQDDSQLNWQALAQGGTTLVIYMGVAKLGEIRDQLLAGGMAANTPVAMIENASLPEQRECRSDLLGMSEDASAFDLKSPAILVIGAVAAIAEDQKIAAFGSAYRA, via the coding sequence ATGAATGCAAAAGTCTGGCTGGTGGGCGCAGGCCCCGGTGATCCCGAGTTGCTGACGCTCAAAGCAGTCCGCGCGCTGCGCGAAGCGGACGTGGTGCTGATTGACGATCTGGTCAACGACGCGGTGTTGGAGCATTGCCCCGCTGCGCGAATCATTGCCGTGGGCAAACGCGGCGGTTGCCGCTCGACACCTCAGGCGTTCATCCACCGACTGATGCTGCGTTACGCGCGCCAGGGTAAATGCGTGGTGCGGCTCAAGGGCGGCGACCCGTGCATTTTCGGCCGTGGCGGTGAAGAGGCGCAGTGGCTGCGCGAACGTGGTGTTGCGGTGGAGCTGGTCAATGGCATTACCGCCGGACTCGCCGGCGCGACGCAGTGCGATATTCCACTGACGTTGCGTGGTGTGGCGCGCGGCGTGACGCTGGTGACCGCGCACACCCAGGACGACAGCCAACTGAACTGGCAGGCGCTGGCGCAGGGCGGGACGACACTGGTGATTTACATGGGCGTGGCCAAGCTTGGCGAGATTCGCGATCAGCTATTGGCCGGCGGGATGGCGGCGAATACGCCGGTGGCGATGATTGAAAATGCGTCACTGCCTGAGCAGCGCGAATGCCGCAGTGATCTGCTGGGTATGAGCGAAGACGCGAGTGCCTTTGATTTGAAAAGCCCGGCGATTCTGGTGATCGGCGCGGTGGCCGCCATTGCAGAAGATCAAAAGATCGCAGCCTTCGGCAGCGCCTACAGGGCGTAG